The Corynebacterium confusum genome has a window encoding:
- a CDS encoding phytoene/squalene synthase family protein: protein MSHRSALQHYHAAASQSAGRIISYYSTSFSWSTRLFPARIRRDIQALYAVVRIADEIVDGAAAEAHAPDIRALLDGYEKQVVHAADAAFHTDPVLHAWANTQRRCQFSEDHIRAFFASMRRDLDPAPHDAASLQRYIHGSAEVIGLMCLDIFLVGHHPGEKDRATMADGARALGAAFQKVNFLRDLAEDTDCLGRGYLPELDTATKRQWCAEIRDELARARRAAHLLPPGARRGVLAATGLFADLNERIDSASVDELHARRIRVPAPRKAQILAGTLWRRA from the coding sequence ATCTCCCACCGCTCGGCGCTCCAGCACTACCACGCCGCCGCCAGCCAATCCGCGGGTCGCATTATCAGCTACTATTCCACCAGTTTCTCGTGGAGTACCCGGCTTTTCCCCGCCCGGATCCGGCGCGACATCCAGGCCCTGTACGCGGTGGTGCGCATTGCGGACGAGATCGTCGACGGCGCAGCGGCGGAGGCTCACGCCCCGGACATCCGCGCCTTGCTGGATGGCTACGAGAAGCAGGTCGTCCACGCTGCCGATGCCGCCTTCCACACCGACCCAGTCCTCCACGCGTGGGCGAACACGCAACGCCGCTGCCAGTTCTCCGAAGACCACATCAGGGCGTTCTTCGCCTCTATGCGCCGGGACTTGGACCCCGCGCCGCATGATGCGGCGAGCCTCCAGCGCTACATCCACGGCTCGGCGGAGGTCATCGGCCTGATGTGCCTGGATATCTTCCTGGTCGGCCACCACCCCGGCGAAAAGGACCGGGCCACCATGGCAGACGGGGCGCGGGCCCTTGGGGCGGCCTTCCAGAAGGTCAACTTCCTCCGCGACCTCGCCGAGGACACCGACTGCCTGGGGCGGGGTTACCTTCCGGAGCTGGATACCGCCACTAAGCGACAGTGGTGCGCGGAGATCCGCGACGAGCTCGCCCGCGCACGCCGCGCCGCTCACCTCCTGCCGCCCGGCGCGCGGCGGGGAGTCCTCGCCGCGACGGGCCTTTTCGCGGACCTAAACGAGCGCATCGACAGCGCCAGCGTCGACGAGCTGCACGCGCGCCGGATCCGGGTGCCCGCGCCCCGCAAGGCCCAGATCCTGGCCGGCACCCTCTGGAGGAGAGCATGA
- the crtI gene encoding phytoene desaturase family protein, producing MSTCVVIGAGVAGLATACLLQDEGYQVTVVDRLAEPGGRAGRFIDSGFQWDTGPSWYLMPEAFDRFFSLLGHRTSDFFELSELAPAYRIFNEDGPAADIDGNVVEFFDQRTPGQGARLSDYLATASDTYRMALKHFLYTTFNHPSQLLHPDILWRLPRLAKLLGQSLQSYVGSRFSDPLLRQVLTYPAVFLSTEPAAAPALYSLMSHTDLTQGVRYPQGGFAAIIDALMNLATNLGVRFQWETEATDIVTHGKRATAVTTDRGTLPADLVVSAADLHHTETRLVPAHQRTFSDKFFARRDPGLSTVLVLAGVRGPLPTLAHHNLLFSRDWDPDFDAVFREGGASNSIYVCKTSASDTSVAPEGCENLFILVPTAADAAFGHGSAYGEESAEVAGIASRALQQLAEWAEIPDLHDRILTQHTIGPADFVSRYHSLSAGAIGPAHTLFQSAFFRGRTKSKKIDNLFYAGATTVPGVGVPMCLISAENVLTAVKELKLKV from the coding sequence ATGAGTACCTGCGTTGTTATCGGCGCGGGCGTGGCCGGCCTAGCCACCGCCTGCCTCCTGCAGGACGAGGGCTACCAGGTCACCGTGGTCGACCGCCTCGCCGAGCCAGGCGGCCGGGCCGGGCGGTTCATCGACTCCGGTTTCCAGTGGGATACCGGCCCGTCCTGGTACCTGATGCCCGAGGCCTTCGATCGTTTCTTCAGCCTGCTAGGGCACCGCACCAGTGATTTCTTCGAGCTCAGCGAACTGGCCCCCGCCTACCGGATTTTCAACGAGGACGGCCCCGCCGCCGACATCGACGGCAACGTGGTCGAATTTTTCGACCAACGCACGCCCGGGCAGGGCGCTCGCCTGAGTGACTACCTCGCCACCGCCAGCGATACCTACCGGATGGCGCTCAAGCACTTCCTCTACACCACCTTCAACCACCCCTCGCAGCTCCTGCACCCCGATATCCTGTGGCGCCTGCCGCGCCTGGCGAAGCTCCTGGGGCAGTCCCTGCAAAGCTACGTCGGCTCGCGTTTTAGCGATCCCCTGCTGCGCCAGGTCCTGACCTACCCGGCGGTCTTCCTGTCCACCGAGCCGGCCGCCGCCCCGGCGCTGTATTCCCTGATGAGCCACACCGATCTCACCCAGGGTGTGCGCTACCCGCAGGGCGGTTTCGCAGCGATCATCGACGCGCTTATGAACCTCGCCACCAACCTGGGCGTGCGCTTCCAGTGGGAGACCGAGGCCACCGACATCGTCACGCACGGCAAACGCGCGACAGCCGTCACCACCGACCGCGGCACGCTGCCGGCGGACCTGGTGGTCTCCGCCGCCGACCTCCACCACACGGAGACCCGCCTGGTGCCCGCCCACCAGCGGACCTTTTCCGATAAGTTCTTCGCCCGCCGCGACCCGGGGCTTTCGACCGTGCTCGTCCTGGCCGGCGTGCGCGGTCCGCTCCCCACCCTTGCCCACCACAACCTGCTGTTCAGCCGCGACTGGGACCCAGACTTCGACGCCGTCTTCCGAGAAGGTGGCGCCTCGAATTCCATCTACGTCTGCAAGACCTCGGCCAGCGATACTTCCGTGGCGCCGGAAGGGTGCGAGAACCTCTTTATCCTGGTGCCCACCGCCGCCGATGCCGCCTTCGGCCACGGCAGCGCCTACGGGGAGGAATCGGCGGAGGTAGCCGGCATCGCTAGCCGGGCTCTCCAGCAGCTGGCCGAGTGGGCGGAGATCCCGGATCTGCACGACCGCATCCTGACCCAGCACACCATCGGCCCCGCCGACTTTGTTAGCCGCTACCATTCGCTCTCCGCCGGGGCCATCGGTCCCGCGCACACCTTGTTCCAGTCCGCCTTCTTCCGGGGGCGCACGAAGTCCAAAAAGATTGACAACCTGTTTTATGCCGGGGCCACGACTGTTCCCGGAGTGGGGGTACCGATGTGCCTCATTTCTGCCGAAAATGTACTGACGGCCGTGAAGGAACTTAAACTGAAGGTGTAG
- a CDS encoding CAP domain-containing protein: MPRFNVNIQQIISAVLSLLTILGIIIGGISSGSSVGTTPSPSASASGTFTQQQLIDATNDFRAQNGLASVKANAALNDLAQDWAETVARTGDFKHRPEFAQSYPAGWRGAGENIAGQPTGNNPRAFVDQWANSPGHRANMLNPDFTDLGVGIARGNDGMYYAVQNFGTF, translated from the coding sequence ATGCCAAGGTTTAACGTCAATATTCAGCAGATTATTTCCGCCGTCCTGTCCCTGCTTACCATTCTGGGGATCATCATCGGCGGCATCTCCTCCGGCAGCTCGGTCGGGACGACCCCGTCTCCGTCCGCTTCTGCTTCCGGCACCTTTACCCAGCAGCAGCTCATCGACGCGACCAACGACTTCCGCGCCCAGAACGGCCTCGCCTCGGTCAAGGCCAACGCCGCGCTCAACGACCTCGCCCAGGACTGGGCCGAGACCGTCGCTCGCACCGGCGATTTCAAACACCGCCCGGAGTTTGCGCAAAGCTACCCGGCCGGCTGGCGCGGCGCGGGCGAAAACATCGCCGGCCAGCCGACCGGCAATAACCCGCGGGCCTTCGTCGACCAGTGGGCCAATTCCCCTGGGCACCGCGCAAACATGCTGAACCCGGACTTCACTGACCTCGGGGTGGGAATCGCCCGGGGCAACGACGGGATGTACTACGCGGTGCAAAACTTCGGCACCTTTTAA
- a CDS encoding MDR family MFS transporter, whose product MKDAALSREVVSNLVVLVLAATIMILNETSLSVALPSIMADFSIPATSAQWLTTGFMLTMGVVIPTTGFLLERLTTRQIFGIATGLFLTGTVVAALAPVFVILLLGRVIQAAGTALILPTLMTVAMTLVPPQRRGTVMGVISVVIAVAPALGPTVGGAILNASSWHFIFWCMVPLLVMVLAAGLKLLANVGEHRDTPLDVPSVILSALAFGGLVYALSSMEKAMEGAATLPLIVGIVGVVALVVFVRRQSRLARENRALLDFSPFKVRNYTLSVAVMLLSFGLMLGSVTVLPIYLQSALGVSALVTGLMVMPGGLLQGVISPFVGRIFDACGPRPLLIPGSIMFAAGVWLMTLLGQDSQVWMVVGMHVLFAVGMGMMMTPLMTTALASLPNEYYGHGSAIMNTLQQLAGATGTAFLVVFLTRGTQAGQDAGLDVAAATSQGTSWAFLFAGVVSLAVVALAPLLKPVRGAKA is encoded by the coding sequence GTGAAAGATGCCGCATTGAGCCGGGAAGTTGTCAGCAACCTGGTGGTATTGGTGCTCGCCGCCACCATTATGATTCTGAACGAGACGTCGCTGTCCGTCGCGCTGCCGTCCATCATGGCGGACTTTTCCATCCCGGCGACCTCCGCTCAGTGGCTGACCACGGGCTTCATGCTGACGATGGGCGTAGTCATCCCCACCACCGGTTTCCTGCTGGAAAGGCTGACCACCCGGCAGATCTTCGGGATCGCCACCGGGCTCTTCCTCACCGGCACCGTCGTGGCCGCGCTCGCACCCGTCTTCGTCATCCTGCTGCTCGGGCGCGTCATCCAGGCCGCGGGCACGGCGCTTATCCTGCCGACGCTGATGACGGTCGCCATGACCCTAGTCCCGCCGCAGCGCCGCGGAACCGTCATGGGGGTCATCTCCGTGGTCATCGCGGTGGCGCCCGCGCTAGGCCCCACGGTTGGCGGCGCCATCTTGAATGCCTCCAGCTGGCACTTCATCTTCTGGTGCATGGTGCCCCTGCTGGTGATGGTCCTGGCTGCGGGGCTGAAGTTGCTGGCCAACGTCGGTGAACACCGCGACACCCCGCTGGACGTTCCCTCCGTTATCCTTTCCGCCCTGGCCTTTGGCGGCCTGGTCTACGCGCTGTCCTCCATGGAGAAGGCCATGGAGGGCGCTGCCACCCTGCCGCTCATCGTCGGGATCGTGGGCGTCGTCGCGCTGGTGGTCTTCGTGCGCCGGCAAAGCCGCCTGGCCCGCGAGAACCGGGCGCTGCTGGACTTTAGCCCGTTCAAGGTGCGCAACTACACCCTGTCCGTGGCCGTGATGTTGTTGTCCTTCGGCCTGATGCTGGGCTCGGTCACGGTCCTACCCATTTACCTGCAGTCCGCGCTGGGGGTGTCCGCCCTGGTCACCGGCCTGATGGTCATGCCGGGCGGCCTGCTGCAGGGCGTGATTTCCCCGTTCGTCGGGCGCATTTTCGATGCCTGCGGGCCGCGCCCGCTGCTCATCCCCGGCTCCATCATGTTCGCGGCCGGCGTCTGGCTGATGACCCTTCTGGGGCAGGATAGCCAGGTCTGGATGGTGGTGGGTATGCACGTGCTCTTCGCCGTGGGCATGGGCATGATGATGACCCCGCTGATGACCACCGCGCTAGCCTCCCTGCCCAACGAGTATTACGGGCACGGTTCCGCCATCATGAACACGCTGCAGCAGCTGGCCGGCGCCACGGGCACGGCCTTCCTGGTGGTCTTTTTGACCCGCGGCACCCAGGCCGGCCAAGACGCCGGGCTGGACGTGGCCGCCGCTACCTCCCAGGGCACCTCCTGGGCGTTCCTTTTCGCCGGCGTGGTTTCGCTCGCCGTGGTGGCCTTGGCCCCGTTGCTTAAGCCGGTGCGCGGGGCGAAGGCTTAA